The Asterias amurensis chromosome 16, ASM3211899v1 genomic sequence AGTCACAGCTGAGACTGGTTATGGAAAATCCACACTTTTGAAAAAGATTGCTTATGATTGGGCTCTTATTCAATCCCCAAAGCGTCGCCGTCTTTCACAGTCTCCCCTGGCAATATACAGGCTCTTATTTCTCTTGAATGTAAACCTCATGAGTAAAGATTTCAACTTCATTGATGCTATATTTTCTCAGATCCTTACGGACTGTAACTACTTGACGAAAAAAGGTCTGAAATCTTTCATTCAGAAACATCCAGAGGAAGTCCTTATTCTGTTTGATGGAGCAGATGAGGTTTTGTTTCAGATGTTAGACAGGGCAAATGGGTTAGATAGTATCAAAGGTGTCCTTTCTTTCCAGTCCTTCAAATCCTGCCGAGTTATTGTGTCTAGCAGACACTTTACAGCTCTCAAGCTTCTCAAGTGGTATCCACATTTTACTCGGGTAAGGGTGACTGGTTTCAATGATGAAAACAGGCAGGAGTATGTTGGAAAATACCTGACCAACTATGATTCCAAATATCAAAGTGAGCTTCTGAAGGAAGTCCAGGAGTCACAGATTCTACGCACATTGGGAGAGATACCATTGATGTTCTGGTTGATGTGTACCACGTGGGAGGAATGCCATAAGCTACCTGATAGGGTCACAAAGCTGTTTAACAGTGCAGTAAGGGTTCTCTACCAGCACAGGGTTAGTAAAAGCCCAGTAACATGTTCGGACACCTTTACAACAGCAACATTTGATGACCTGAGTTTCAAACTCGGCAAGGTAGCACTTGAGGGTTTGCTGAATCCGAATGGAGTGAAGGTCCATTTTACACCTACAGAGTTTGACTCTGAGAGGGTTGTTGCTTTGGGATGTGAAGTTGGCTTGCTGGCCAACACCAAGGCTATGCATGAGTTGGAGGAATTTGACTATGTCACCTTCCTCCATAAGACATTTCAGGAATATTATGCAGCAATATACCTTGCAAACTTGGCATCTTCTCACCCTGAGTTGTTCAGGAAGTATGTGTCACAAATTCTTGGCGGTAACATGGACACCATGGAGTATTTACTTCGGTTCTGTTGTGGGCTGAATTCAGCTGCTGCTGAAATAATCATTGTCCTTGTAAGCGAGAAGCTAGGCCACAACGAGCTGGACACCTTCATGAGTTTCCTTTACAACTATGTTCCGTATACTAGGATCATGATGTTGCTTTTGTTTGAGGCTGAGTTGGAGTTCATGGTGAGAGACTTTGCAGATGCAGATTGGGTTCGTTTTTCAGGTACGCTCCAAGGTGAAGACTTATTGGCCGCTCATTATTTTGTGAAAACCTTGGCAAGAACAACTGGACTACCGCATGCATCAAATCTAGATGTCATTTGTCATTCTTTGGCTGATGTCGAACTTGTGAAAGACCTAATGCGACATGGCATCACAACGAAGTCACTAGATCTAGATGGAGTCAACATGAATGGCAAGATTGATACTCTCAGAGATATTTCTGAGCATGCCACATCTCTGTTTGTAGATGACTGCAATCTGAACAGCAAAGACATCTCAAGGCTGTTTACAATGATTTCAGCAACTGGCAGTATTACATCAGTAGATCTTAGCAACAACAGCTTGTGCAGTTTGCAAACTAACGTCATCTGCTCTACCCCGTCTGTTTCTTCACTAAATCTTAGTGGATGCAGTCTAACGAAAGACACCATTGATGTTCTTTTCCGTTTTCTGTCAGCATTGAGCAATGTCAAGAAGGTTAATCTGAGTGGGAATAACCTTCATGGCGTAACGCCTGCTCATGTCAGTCAGGTCCTGTCTCTGCAGACCTTGATTCTTGTAGATTGCTCATTACAGAAGAATGATATGAAGGGATTGTTCTATATCATTGCTGCTGTGGGTAACATCAAATGGGTTTCCCTGAGTAAGAACAACCTCTGTGGTCTTCAGAAAGGTACAATCACCCCAGTTTCATCTCTGCTCTCCTTGGACCTGACAGATTGTGGGCTTGAAAATAGAAACATGAAGCCACTTCTGTGTTTGCTGTTAAACCTGCCTAATGTACATAGAGTCAATGTAAATAACAATGACATTGACAAGGAGATTCTTGCTTCTCTTGGTCTCAATGCATCTCCTGAATTTGGGAACGATGTCGAATTTGTTGAAAACAGTAGATATGTTTATATCCACAGTAGCAACGAGACATACATGATCTCAAGGAACGCACTTCGACGGAGATACAATGCAAACTGTCTCCTGATCTGAGGTCATGTAACTCCCTCTTACTGGGATACGGTGCAAACTGTTTCCTAATCTGAGGTCATGGAATGCACTCTGGCTGATATACAGTGCAAACTGTCTCCTGATCTGAGGTCATGGAATGCACTCTGACAGAGATACAGTGCAAACTGTGTCCTGATCTGAGGCCATGGAATGCACTCTGACTGATTTACAGAGCAAACTGTCTCCTGATCTGAGGTCATGGAATGCACTCTGACTGATATACAGTGCAAACTGTTTCCTGATCTGAGGTCATGGAATGCACTCTGCCTGATTTACAGAGCAAACTGTCTCCTGATCTGAGGTCATGGAATGCACTTTGACTGAGATACAGTGCAAACTGTTTCCTGATCTGAGGTTATGGAATGCACTCTGACTGAGATACAGTGCAAACTGTCTCCTGATCTGAGGTCATGGAACACTCTGACTGATATACAGTGCAAGCTGTTTCCTAATAataatgtgcacatatccaccctgctgggtgtttaaggcgcagtaaaaccaaaaacaaaacaaagaaaaacagacacaacaaaattagtccttgaaaacctgtgacataagataagttttgagaagagatttgaattttgtggttcaaagacaagatctaagattaagtggtagaaatttccagatgcgtggcgcagctgaagaaacagatctgtcaccccatgagtgttgggttcaatgaggagaagcatggaacttgatcggagattccttgatggagtgtaaactcgaagcagttcagaaatatagtggggagccttgccgttgagagctttgtggacaatgagcatcagcttgaagatgattcgttgagagaaagggagccagtgtagttgtttcagaatgggggtgataggacaggattttctagacagtgtcacaatgcgggcagcagtattttggagccgttgaagttgggaaatctggttgtcaggaagactgtagagatcTGAGGTCATGGAATGCACTCTGACTGATTCACAGAGCAAACTGTCTCCATATCTGAGGTCATGGAATGCACTCTGACTGAGATGCAGTGCGAACTGTCTCCTGATCTGAGGTCATGGAATGCACTCTAACCGAGCCACAGTGCAAACTGTTCCCTGATCTGAGGTCATAGAGGGCACTCTGAGTGAGATACAGTGCAAACTGTCTCCTGATCTGCGGTCATAGAATGCACTCCGACAGAGATACAGTGCAAACTGTCTCCTGATCTGAGGTCATGGAATGCACTCTGACAGAGATACAGTGCAAACTGTGTCCTGATCTGAGGTCATGGCATGCACTCTGACAGAGATACAGTGCAAACTGTTAACTGATGTTATTCTTGATCAACGATAGTTTTGGtaaacaataattgttgatatTATTCTTTTTAGAAAATGTTGAATGTGTAATACTGATTGAGAATTAATATCAACTTCAACAACACTTAAAAGGTCTGGTGTTTGGCAATGACTTCGAAAAATGAATGTAAATAACAACTTACGTGGTAAGAAgaagcagctttggatagtataatgTATCTTGAGAAACATCACTTTTAAGTACCATAAGTAGGCTAGTATGGTGATGGAAAAATAAGTCACCATCATTTTAATGTAAGAGGCGTTTCCACGGTAACGCTTCTAGGATTTTGCATTAGGAATAATTCTTCCTGCATGATATTCACTCCGGATTTTCGGGAGTTGAAAAGTCTTCTGGCAAATATACAAAATAGgttgttaaaaaatatatatattttttaagttAGCCATGTGTCAACTTCAAAAGCCGAcgaccttttaaaatgaaaatatcaTATATAATCTGCAAAGATTGAACCATTCGAAGGGTAtcaaaccattattttttaaatctcatTGAAGAGGTGCTTTTGAGAAAAGAGAACCTCATTTTTTCCCCCGGAATCACTcagaaaatttgtctttctTTGTTAATTCTGTGCAAGTAGGAACAACAAATCGAgatatttggttttgtttcgtGTGTATTTAGTGCTACGGAGATTTGTTATGTTTCCTGCTTTTTAATAATTAGCAAGGGTGCGTTTTGGTGACATCAACCAGAACCCCCCAAAATGagctttttgtgaaaaaattttGTATGTTCATTTTTGACTCACTGTTGTAGTTGTTTCAACAGAATCGCAGCTAACATGTTTGGCTTGGACCTGGCTTCAATAGTATTagtattgttgttattttttttaacaaatagcAAATTCCTTCTTAATTGCATTAATCTAaaaattgtggggggggggaattccGCAGCTCTTACAAATTGTTTCAGACAGTTAAATGTATatattgaaaaacaaatcaattgcaaacattttcaattgTTGAGTTCAAAACGTTGGGGTCATTATTTTGGCTTTGCCagtttttaaactgattttataTGATCTTGGTTCCATCATAGGTGTATACCTATATCAAATAGAAGTGTATTTGTAATAGGCCTAAacgtgattttttattttttatttttaaagtttttttaatattgatatatttttacaatggagtttaatattatttgtttgtatttgaatATTGCGATATACTGCCTATTTTTATATACTATTTTTGTATCTAAACTATTATTGTATAAATTGTATTTTCTACTCAATTTGGCAATTTGCAACTATCTATCCATTGGAGCTTTACTTATCTGTGTACTTTTGAAATATATGCAACactaaactaaaataataaaaaaaacaccataatgGAAATCCAACTCAGCAGTTTCCCTACTGCTTTATAAGTGAATGCCGTACGCCATACATCAAGTGGATTCAATGTCTctatctaatttttttttttttttttgttttttttttttggggggggggacgcAGTGAAAAGTCTTCTGGCAAATATACAAAATAGgttgttaaaaaatatatatatattttaagttAGCCATGTGTCAACTTATGCGGAACAGCTGATGATTGATTCgggtaaaaattaaaaaaagatagGACCTTCTTGCTTGGCCCGTCAATACTGAAGTGCCAGATTATTTGTACACTTTGAACACTTTCATTTCGGATACATTTCCCATGGTGTTTTCTAAACACCTGGATTATAAGCGCCTAAACAGGCGCGTGTGCACTCTGCCTTATATTGAAATACTAGATTTTCATCCTTTCCTAGCTGTATATATTGTGGTAATTGCATTGAGCTGTCTCGTGGTTTGAAACTGTTTACAAACAGATAATTTGATTAACATGTTCCCCCAGAATCGTGGGTTTTTCCTATTGTGAACTATACACACCGCCATTTCATACTAAATGGCGGACCGCTTAGAAATGAAAGGAAGACCCCACAACAAGGGATTTTGTCTGAATCATTACAtcgttttacttttaaaacttaAACCCAACCATGCTAATTTCACGATAAAAGTATCCTATCCGAAGCACAGAGTGTTCATTTAAAAATAGCTAGATCACATACGCAATTCCAATGCTGTCTGAATATTGGGTAAACTTGTTCAGTTTTTTtgattgctttgtttttgtatggCTTGCCATGGTTTTGCAACACTGTTTGCGAAAAACACGTTCCAGGGGTTTTCCTTATTGCACAATTCGTTCAACGGTTCAATCAATGATGTCATTTGTGTACCTGATGACGTTGCAATgacgttgtacatgtacagtttgtaTGTTATTATTGGATTATGTCTATTTGGGTCTACGGTATTTTGCATGCAGTGTAGCCTATATGATGGGTTGATGAATGGGCGGCTTTCTCGAGTGTGACACATCACAGCATCATCACCACGAGAACCGCACACGCCGAAAGAGGTTATGTTGATGCATGCTGTTGCGTATTTTGCACAGCCAGGGAGCAAGCACTGTAACCACTGCCTTTGACCGAGCATGGTAGAATGCACTGAGATGATCGTTAGAGGGCCAATGATTGATCGTTTTTGCTGGGGAAATAAAGCTATCGGTGAAGAAGATACGAGTCGGTACGTGTACCTCATGAGGTCAGGTAACGTAGGCAAGGCTGGACTCTTTCGCCCGCAACAGACACTGATTACGAGACAGCTACTATACTAGAGTAGGCCTACGTACATGCCATGGAGCATGGAGGATACAGGGGTTACGAAAAGGTAAGATTAATAGCAGACGAGGGCTGTTGATTACATGGGAATGGTTAAGTGTATTATTGCACTCACAGTCACAATGGAGGTTCACTCGATCTAACCACAGAGCTGATGGTTATAATTAGATGCTTGAATACCTTTCTTTATGGCCGAATTAACCATGGATATAGAACTAGTAAATCAACATTTTAAGCGCCCAGTTTTACTGGGTCTACCAATGGAGGTAGAATAGTGTCTACCCCGTTCATATACTCTATGCAGTCATCGTAATCTTGGCAATTGTGTGATGACACTCTGGGATTTTGCAAATGTAGGATCCGTTCTATACGACAATTTTATAAAGAAGTTGAGATCGATTGAGGCAGGATTTTAAATGAAATGCACTCAAACAAAACTAAGAATGATTCAATTGatcaatgtttgtttgtgcTCCCCTCCCCCTCTATCCTTTCTCCCTTGAAGCTAGGTTACTAGTTTTACTATCATCATGGAGGTTGACATGGTGTTAATACTTTGCATGCATTAATCAGCCAGCTTGCTTCCCTACTCTATAATAGCCTCACTCGGTGCTCATCTGCTGTTGGATGTTGTATACCTACAATGCAACTTTCATTTAAAGTAAAGCCAGACAAAAACCACAGTATAAAAGTTATCAAATAAATTAGATATTGAACCAGTTGAATAATCAAAAtagttttgtaaaacaaaaccatgCACCGAGAAAGAAAATGGCACAGAAATAAATACATGCAAAGAGGGAGGCCCTAAActacattgttttaaaaacattttgggaaaaagttattttatgttttcagaCTCAAACCACATTAtttctttttcacaaatttataAATTCATTCATTTTGGCACATGGAGAAACCGTTAACATTAACAAAATGGGTTTAAGTTTTGATGGTTAAGGTCCACTCTTCAGAGCATGGCCCAAACACGTTTATACATAGCTCAATTCGAGCTATATTAAAATGCGGACAAAACATTGATTTTCAGAGTAATCTTAACTTCAGTACActcttttgttgttgaaaatagCTATAGTTTATTTCATTTGCTGTGGTTTATATACAGGTAATTCGGATCTTCATCGTGAACATTTTTCATCGGTAAAAAGTCACCATTACCCTTTAGTCCTAAAGTGTTGGTCATCATGTCGTCAGGGCCACAGGAGAACGATGCTGTCTCATCAAATGAGTCCCCTGGTAAGTAACAATCAAGCTGAAGGAATTTGTATCAGTGAGATACAGAGTGTTTTGGGAAGAAAATTTCTTCCTCTAAAAAAACCCATGAAGTGATCAACAGCTATAtaatgtgaattttgttttcaaactaaAATTTGTTCAGTTAATGTAATGTGAAAGTGTtttggggttgagcaaagaacATCTGACTTGGGTTTGAACCATAACCTACTGACTAAGCTATCTGGCCCGATGTTGGTGgttttcaaaattttgtcatacttttgttcaggggtgccagtcagaagctataCATCAGAAAGACAAATAAGGGGGACTGCCAAACATAGGGCTAAGTTGGTAGAGAGCTTGTTTGAAAATCAACCCATGTGCTCCCAAAGTGGttctgtagcatgcactgcagttggctCATAGTCCTCAATGTTATACAACagtcttcttcttcctttaaagtgctgcttcagaaAGTCTGTTGTTCAACAAAGTTATGAAGGTCTGGAATGTTTCATTTTCATTGGTACAACTATTATTTAGTTAATCATGTTACATGGTATTCTTTCGCAGAAAAACGTTGCCTTGATGAAATCCTGTTTCGGGACTTGTCTAGAAACATCGGGAAAGATTGGCATCGACTCGGGACCACTTTGAGTTTTAGTGCTGCAGAGATTGAGGCATTCGTGTATAACAACAGAGACAACCTGGAAGAACAAGCCTTTCAGATGTTCATTGCTTGGAGAAGAAAGCAAACCAAAGACAAAGAAGCAAGGGAGTCATTGAGGGCAGCATTGGTTGAGATAGAGCGCACTGATATGGCAGCTAGATTATCAGGTACTGTTCGCTAATATTTCATAATACACTACActcaaatcctttttttttatttgagtggtGGAGCACTTGTCACAATGTCGTCCATACTACTAATTTGTCATACATAGCGCTGCGACCTGGGTGGACGAGAGTTTCGTGTCGTTTTCTTGTATAAGTGtagaaacatttcaaatgaaaaggATCTTTCTTCAAACAGATTTTGAGTGCATTTCGGTACTGCATTCTGTTGCCTCGTGAAATAGAATAATCCTTAGTTGACCTCTTATgcactcatatgcattttattttcgTAAAGCCTTTGAACATATCTCAGTTTCACTTAAACCTGCTGTCTGATTTGACTCATTACATTGACTTTCCCTAAAGAAAAATCTACAGGGATCGCAGAGGGACCCACTtacaaaaatttaatttaagTAAAAAATTCCACCGGGATCCTGGTTGTTATTTATTCCGTCAGGAATCCCACTTGGAACCCCGCTTGCTACAAATGACCTAAACCATGATCCTGGTTTAAAAAACCCAGATGAGATCCATTTGATTGAGAAAAATCAACGGCAAACTTTCTTGTGAATTCCTGTGATTGTCTAACAAAGACTAATTTCTAAGGTTCACAATTTCATTTAATCTTCAACTGATTTCAGATGTGGCTGGGTCTTCTGTTGATGTATTGACCTGCAGTAAAGAAATAGCCAACCATTACATCGAAACAATGAAAGTCACGACGTACCCTTTGGCCAAGGAGCGAGCCATGGGGATGCCTGAACTTCATGTCAACTTGCAACTCCTGAGAGAAACCAATCGGCTTGAGGGACATCAGTCTGAGAACTCCACCTTACAACCTGACCATGAGAAGATTCCATTGGGTTCTtatgaagacattttacaaCCCGATGGTCCTGGTACAAAACGAATCCTAGTCACAGCTGAGACTGGTTATGGAAAATCcacactttttaaaaagattgcATATGATTGGGCTCTTATTCAATCCCCAAAGCGTCGCCGTCTTTCACAGTCTCCCCTGGCGATATACAAGCTCTTATTTCTCTTGAATGTAAACCTCATGAGTAAAGATTTCAACTTCATTGATGCTATATTTTCACAGATCCTTACGGACTGTAACTGCTTGACGAAAAATGATCTGAAATCTTTCATTCAGAAACATCCAGAGGAAGTCCTCATTCTGTTTGATGGAGCAGATGAGGTTTTGTTTCAGATGTTAGACAGGGCAAATGGGTTAGATACTATCAAAGGTGTCCTTTCTTTCCAGTCCTTCAAATCCTGCCGAGTTATTGTGTCTAGCAGACAGTTTACAGCTCTCAAGCTTCTCAAGTGGTATCCACATTTTACTCGGGTTAGGGTAACTGGTTTCAATGATGAAAACAGGCAAGAGTATGTTGGGAAATATCTGACCAACTATGATTCCAAATACCAAAGTGAGCTTCTGAAGGAAGTCCAGGAGTCACAAGCCCTACGCACATTAGGAGAGATACCATTGCTGTTCTGGTTGATGTGTACCACGTGGGAGGAATGCCATAAGCTACCTGATAGGGTCACAAAGCTATTTAACAGTGCAGTAAGGGTTCTCTATCAGCACAGGGTTAGTAAAAGCTCAGCAACTTGTTCCGACACCTTCCCAACAGCAGCATTTGATGACCTTAGTAAACAACTTGGAAAGGTAGCACTTGAGGGATTGCTTAATCCAAATGGTGTCAAGCTCCATTTTACACAGGCAGAGTTTGACTCTGAGAGGGCTGTGGCTTTGGGATGTGAAGTTGGCTTGCTGGCCCACACCAAGGCTATGCATGGGTTGGATGAATTTGACTATGTCACCTTCCTCCATAAGACATTTCAGGAATATTATGCAGCAATGTACCTTGCAAATTTGGCATCTTCTAACCCTGAGATGTTCAGGAAGTATGTGTCACAAATTCTTGGTGGTAACATGGACACCATGGAGTATTTACTTCGGTTCTGTTGTGGGCTGAATTCAGCTGCTGCTGAAATAATCATTGCCCTTGTAAGTGAGAAGCTAAGCCACAACGAGCTGGACACCTTCATGAGTTTCCTACACAACTATGTTCCGTATACTAGGATCATGATGTTGCTTTTGTTTGAGGCCGAGTTGGAGTTCATGGTGAGAGACTTTGCAGATGCAGATTGGGTTCGTTTTTCTGGTTTGCTTCAAGGTGAAGACCTCTTGGCTGCTCATTATTTTGTGAAAACCTTGGGCAGGACATTTAAACTGCCACATGTACCATACATCTGTGCCATTGGTCATTCTTTGTCTGATGTTGAACTTGTGAAGGACATAATGCGACATGGCATCACAACGAAGTCTCTGGATCTCCATGGAATCAACATGAATGGCAAGATTGAAACTCTCAGAGATATTTCCATGTATGCCTTATCCCTTTATCTGGGTGACTGCAATCTGAACAGCAAAGACATCTCAAGGTTGTTTAGAATGATTTCAGAAACTGACAGTATTACTGCAGTAAA encodes the following:
- the LOC139949210 gene encoding uncharacterized protein; amino-acid sequence: MGRKRQKISRSDERLINDVAANTGRDWRRLGTVLGVKSEELDALGHIKGDVASQMVMVWWEEQSNTKDARKALRAALIKMDRSNLALASSGENNCLDDEILFRDLSRNIGKDWRRLGTTLSFRAAEIETFVYNNRDNLEEQAFQMFIAWRRKQTNGTKARESLRAALVEIERADMAARLSDVAGSAVDVLTCSKEIANHYIETMKVMTYPLAKERAMGMTELHVNLQLVRETNRLERNQSENSTLQPEDEKISLGSYEDILQPDGPGTKRILVTAETGYGKSTLLKKIAYDWALIQSPKRRRLSQSPLAIYRLLFLLNVNLMSKDFNFIDAIFSQILTDCNYLTKKGLKSFIQKHPEEVLILFDGADEVLFQMLDRANGLDSIKGVLSFQSFKSCRVIVSSRHFTALKLLKWYPHFTRVRVTGFNDENRQEYVGKYLTNYDSKYQSELLKEVQESQILRTLGEIPLMFWLMCTTWEECHKLPDRVTKLFNSAVRVLYQHRVSKSPVTCSDTFTTATFDDLSFKLGKVALEGLLNPNGVKVHFTPTEFDSERVVALGCEVGLLANTKAMHELEEFDYVTFLHKTFQEYYAAIYLANLASSHPELFRKYVSQILGGNMDTMEYLLRFCCGLNSAAAEIIIVLVSEKLGHNELDTFMSFLYNYVPYTRIMMLLLFEAELEFMVRDFADADWVRFSGTLQGEDLLAAHYFVKTLARTTGLPHASNLDVICHSLADVELVKDLMRHGITTKSLDLDGVNMNGKIDTLRDISEHATSLFVDDCNLNSKDISRLFTMISATGSITSVDLSNNSLCSLQTNVICSTPSVSSLNLSGCSLTKDTIDVLFRFLSALSNVKKVNLSGNNLHGVTPAHVSQVLSLQTLILVDCSLQKNDMKGLFYIIAAVGNIKWVSLSKNNLCGLQKGTITPVSSLLSLDLTDCGLENRNMKPLLCLLLNLPNVHRVNVNNNDIDKEILASLGLNASPEFGNDVEFVENSRYVYIHSSNETYMISRNALRRRYNANWPQENDAVSSNESPEKRCLDEILFRDLSRNIGKDWHRLGTTLSFSAAEIEAFVYNNRDNLEEQAFQMFIAWRRKQTKDKEARESLRAALVEIERTDMAARLSDVAGSSVDVLTCSKEIANHYIETMKVTTYPLAKERAMGMPELHVNLQLLRETNRLEGHQSENSTLQPDHEKIPLGSYEDILQPDGPGTKRILVTAETGYGKSTLFKKIAYDWALIQSPKRRRLSQSPLAIYKLLFLLNVNLMSKDFNFIDAIFSQILTDCNCLTKNDLKSFIQKHPEEVLILFDGADEVLFQMLDRANGLDTIKGVLSFQSFKSCRVIVSSRQFTALKLLKWYPHFTRVRVTGFNDENRQEYVGKYLTNYDSKYQSELLKEVQESQALRTLGEIPLLFWLMCTTWEECHKLPDRVTKLFNSAVRVLYQHRVSKSSATCSDTFPTAAFDDLSKQLGKVALEGLLNPNGVKLHFTQAEFDSERAVALGCEVGLLAHTKAMHGLDEFDYVTFLHKTFQEYYAAMYLANLASSNPEMFRKYVSQILGGNMDTMEYLLRFCCGLNSAAAEIIIALVSEKLSHNELDTFMSFLHNYVPYTRIMMLLLFEAELEFMVRDFADADWVRFSGLLQGEDLLAAHYFVKTLGRTFKLPHVPYICAIGHSLSDVELVKDIMRHGITTKSLDLHGINMNGKIETLRDISMYALSLYLGDCNLNSKDISRLFRMISETDSITAVNLSNNSLCSLQTDDICSSMSVTLLNLSGCSLTKDTVDVLFRFLSALSNVKKVNLSGNNLHGLTPVQVSQVLSLESLILTDCSLQKNDMKGLFYIIAAVGNIKWVILRKNNLCDLQKGTITPVSSLLSLDLTDCGLENGNMKPLLCMLSNLPNVQRVNVSNNDIDKEILVSLGLNASPEFGYDVEFVENSRYVYIFSINKTYMISRSALRRRHSANCFLI